A DNA window from Stenotrophomonas sp. 57 contains the following coding sequences:
- a CDS encoding TetR/AcrR family transcriptional regulator: protein MGAMNSTPLPEPTSPTRRRGRPARPEAEVRHAVLQATLELLLAQGYEATTVEAVAAHAGVAKKTVYRHASNREELVGLAVREWTDGFAPQLQRDARNTDEVLPLLQDILHAVCAQALSAQAVQVFRLLATDFPGKDALLQAYLDNGIERGRALLADWLARQQQRGLLREGDPVRMARLLLAMAVAEPLRERVIGVVAEDAPVDAHLRECMALLGPVLQGA from the coding sequence CCCACATCACCGACCCGCCGTCGCGGCCGCCCTGCACGACCGGAAGCCGAAGTCCGCCACGCCGTGCTGCAGGCCACGCTGGAGCTGCTGCTGGCGCAGGGTTACGAGGCCACCACCGTCGAAGCGGTGGCGGCGCATGCCGGGGTGGCGAAGAAGACCGTCTATCGGCATGCCAGCAACCGCGAGGAACTGGTCGGGTTGGCGGTGCGTGAGTGGACGGACGGCTTCGCGCCACAACTGCAGCGCGATGCGCGCAATACCGACGAGGTGCTGCCGTTGCTTCAGGACATCCTGCACGCGGTGTGCGCACAGGCGCTGTCGGCGCAGGCGGTGCAGGTGTTCCGCCTGCTGGCCACCGATTTCCCCGGCAAGGATGCGCTGCTGCAGGCCTACCTGGACAACGGCATTGAACGCGGCCGAGCGCTGCTGGCTGACTGGCTGGCGCGACAGCAACAACGCGGGCTGCTGCGCGAGGGAGATCCTGTTCGCATGGCGCGATTGCTGCTCGCGATGGCCGTGGCCGAGCCACTGCGCGAACGCGTGATCGGCGTGGTGGCCGAGGATGCGCCGGTGGACGCGCACCTGCGTGAGTGCATGGCGTTGTTGGGGCCGGTGTTGCAGGGGGCGTAG
- a CDS encoding LysR family transcriptional regulator has protein sequence MASDNLTHLAAFAAVARHRSFRRAGAELALSTSAVSYAIRALEERLGVGLFHRTTRSVALTEAGQRLLERLQPALGQVHDALEEMNQFRAAPAGLLRINATRAAVATQLGPRLAHFLHAHPDVRVELTENDGLVDIVAEGYDAGVRLHEFVPEDMVAVPMGPPLRGLIVGSPEYLQRRPAPQHPRDLAAHECIRFRFASGHLYKWQFERDGQALEIDVPGRLTLGEQGTVVGAVLDGIGLAYVLEDTARPYIASGQMVAVLEDWSEPFAGFALYYPKQRQMPGALRAFVDMLRE, from the coding sequence ATGGCCAGTGACAACCTCACCCATCTGGCCGCGTTCGCCGCGGTGGCCCGCCATCGCAGTTTCCGCCGTGCCGGTGCCGAACTGGCCCTGTCGACCTCGGCGGTGAGCTATGCGATCCGCGCGCTGGAGGAGCGGCTGGGCGTCGGCCTGTTCCATCGCACCACCCGCAGCGTGGCCCTGACCGAGGCCGGGCAGCGCCTGCTGGAGCGCCTGCAGCCGGCGCTGGGCCAGGTGCATGACGCGCTGGAGGAGATGAACCAGTTCCGCGCCGCCCCTGCCGGCCTGCTGCGGATCAATGCGACGCGCGCTGCCGTGGCGACCCAGTTGGGGCCGCGGCTGGCCCACTTCCTGCACGCCCATCCGGACGTGCGGGTGGAACTGACCGAGAACGATGGCCTGGTCGACATCGTCGCCGAGGGCTATGACGCCGGCGTGCGCCTGCACGAGTTCGTGCCCGAGGACATGGTGGCGGTGCCGATGGGACCGCCGCTGCGCGGGTTGATCGTCGGCTCGCCAGAGTATCTGCAGCGACGTCCGGCTCCCCAGCATCCGCGTGATCTGGCGGCACACGAGTGCATCCGTTTCCGCTTCGCCAGCGGGCATCTGTACAAGTGGCAGTTCGAGCGCGATGGGCAGGCGCTGGAAATCGACGTGCCTGGACGACTGACGCTGGGCGAGCAGGGCACCGTGGTCGGCGCGGTACTCGATGGCATCGGCCTGGCCTACGTGCTGGAAGACACCGCGCGGCCGTACATCGCCTCCGGGCAGATGGTGGCGGTGCTGGAAGACTGGAGTGAACCGTTCGCCGGCTTCGCGCTGTATTACCCCAAACAGCGGCAGATGCCTGGTGCGCTGCGCGCGTTCGTGGATATGCTGCGCGAGTGA